In Rhodopirellula islandica, a single window of DNA contains:
- the uvrA gene encoding excinuclease ABC subunit UvrA codes for MDKLQREIIVKGAREHNLRDVDLTLTRGELICFSGVSGSGKSSLAFDTLYAEGQRRYVESLSNSARQFMGQMPKPDVDLVTGLSPSISISQKSTGNNPRSTVGTITEIYDFLRVLYARVGTGHCPACDVEIAAQTTDVIVNRLVQLAADGWQDDQSSEESGTEAAIEDGTLWVMAPLVRGQKGEFRDLFEDLRKQGFNRARVDGETFRLSDPPPLDRTRRHDVEVVIDRIVAGQIDRPRLVEAVELALKLGESSLITSVGPPNGEDVPPVRHDQLFSSKYSCGNCGRSFRPPTPQLFSFNSPQGMCTSCDGIGRLYTFVPELLIPDESLSIRKGAIALLGKWGDLGRYRRHIYRGVADAMDAELELEPGTMLETRWDKLPEIARHIWLWGADDSMQFTWRGGRQAKKYVGNFEGFIPELLDRYRTSRNKMQLRQFEKYMNTMDCPDCHGKRLNDQACAVRLSTGSEDFAGSKSQSLPDLCELSIDSLMEFFSDIPLSKTNAQIAGEALKEIRGRIGFLLGVGLEYLTLGRTAPTLSGGESQRIRLAGQIGSGLSGVLYILDEPSIGLHPRDNDRLITTLTRLRDAGNTLIVVEHDEDTMRAADTIVDFGPGPGVKGGHIVAAGSMEDLCRSQESVTGAFLSGARAITPREKLRPVDPAKQLTIRGARFHNLKDIDVSIPLGVVTCVTGVSGSGKSSLIGGIVEPALRNALNGAEADVGDHDSIEGLEHLDKTIAIDQSPIGRTPRSNPATYVKVFDEIRNLFAKLPEAKARGYTVGRFSFNVDGGRCAACDGNGATKLEMDFLADIWVTCPVCQGYRYNRETLSVQFKGKSIADVLNMDISEALDLFQNIPKIAEKLQTLVDVGLEYLKLGQPSPTLSGGEAQRIKLSRELSRRDTGRTLYVLDEPTTGLHFADIDLLLGVINRLADRGNTIVIVEHNLDVIKTADWVIDIGVEGGAGGGRVVGEGRPTEVAKVDDSYTGAALAEVLGIKRRQAKKRGQAIRDIVAPPAKSRTHVVVEGACEHNLKSVDLAIPRDAMTVFCGPSGSGKSSLAMDTIYAEGQRRYVESLSSYARQFIGQVQKPKAERIEGLSPAVALEQKNLGHSPRSTVGTVTEVYDYLRILYSKLGTMHCPDCSVPVGTQTPDQIIDKVMGLPKGTRALLLAPIEVQSGEASLTTWQSYRAMGYSRVRIDGETVELDDAKALDPRRVHLVQIVVDRIKITPEEQSRISDSVEQALSLGVGVMDVAIADSDQPERDWHVLRHSQHLVCESCGRSFSQLTPHHFSFNSGIGWCPGCEGLGTQTGTNPAALMGTPQTTLADGAALLWPSVDHAVSRWMLRALSRTTGIPIHQPIDSLTVSQRRILFHGLGPRWVEVRHGDTTDDNASAEKERVEEVRDHFGEGNVLFRFQFKGFYPALEEASRLTPGLRMRLEAFVAEIDCSVCDGSRLRDDSAAVRFRDFTIGDLVHMPLDRLSREIDSWDLDRREWKIAGELIREVQSRVRFLRDVGLDYLTLHRGAPTLSGGEAQRIRLASQLGSGLCGVLYVLDEPTIGLHPRDNRRLLAALHRLRDQGNTLLVVEHDYDVISGSDYLCDFGPRAGRHGGRVVAQGKPDAVEPASQSVTAPYLLGEKQIELPAVRRPVISESGKPMVEYLSIKGARENNLQDVDVDIPLGVLTAITGPSGSGKSSLINDIVYPVLARRLHRAKVKPGQHDGIDGLRYVNKVIQVDQSPLGNSPSSNPATYTGVFDLIRAVFAEIPAARERRFTPRTFSFNVSGGRCESCEGSGQRKIEMHFLPDVWVPCEDCGARRYNDDVLEVKLHGQSIADVLEMPCGEAVELFSSHSRIARVIQTLCDVGLEYVTLGQSAPTLSGGEAQRVKLAAELARPATGHTIYLLDEPTTGLHFGDIEKLLVVMQRLVELGNSVIVIEHNLDVIKCCDWLIDIGPGAGVHGGQVVFAGTPEGLAAKADPANCEADEWVSSTAPFLADAISGTRTAEPREILDWQPTVNGRVAETNTGNLPTPTIVAKPAPVLRVDSETQIPVAEMVSESDSNGDEPADSMQPWRVLGRRWHTLPKGFPENTPPQWPLELVEALLDMLSNVAGEGAVEYPAPDRVSVRLESGEEETPLPHWAELETKVSDCVRLKLRGPQSAIDLEQLLALDVLQSRSDTGTLDLSDAERVTLTFHLTDVDHARSRKLKTFLKTHLDRTRSST; via the coding sequence GTGGACAAGTTGCAACGGGAAATCATCGTCAAAGGCGCTCGCGAACACAACTTGCGCGACGTCGATTTGACGCTCACGCGAGGTGAGCTGATATGTTTCTCGGGTGTTTCGGGAAGTGGGAAGAGCTCGCTCGCGTTTGACACGCTGTACGCCGAAGGTCAACGCCGGTATGTCGAGAGCCTGAGCAATTCGGCTCGGCAATTCATGGGCCAGATGCCCAAGCCCGACGTCGATTTGGTGACCGGGCTGAGTCCCTCGATTTCGATCAGCCAAAAGTCGACGGGCAACAACCCTCGCAGTACGGTTGGCACGATCACGGAGATCTACGATTTCCTGCGAGTGCTGTACGCTCGCGTTGGCACCGGGCACTGCCCAGCCTGTGATGTCGAAATCGCGGCGCAAACGACCGATGTCATCGTCAATCGATTGGTGCAGTTGGCCGCCGATGGTTGGCAGGACGACCAATCGTCCGAGGAGTCTGGAACGGAAGCTGCGATCGAAGACGGAACGCTGTGGGTGATGGCGCCGTTGGTTCGCGGTCAAAAAGGTGAATTCCGCGACCTGTTCGAAGACCTTCGCAAACAAGGGTTCAATCGCGCTCGTGTCGACGGGGAAACGTTTCGGCTGAGCGATCCACCGCCGCTGGATCGAACCCGGCGTCACGATGTGGAAGTCGTGATTGATCGCATTGTCGCGGGGCAAATTGACCGGCCACGATTGGTCGAAGCGGTGGAGTTGGCGCTGAAACTGGGCGAGTCGTCCTTGATCACTTCGGTCGGGCCGCCCAACGGGGAGGACGTGCCTCCGGTCCGTCACGACCAACTGTTCTCTTCGAAGTATTCGTGCGGCAATTGCGGACGAAGTTTCCGGCCGCCGACGCCGCAGCTGTTCAGTTTCAACAGCCCGCAAGGGATGTGCACGTCCTGCGATGGAATCGGCCGGCTGTACACGTTTGTGCCCGAGTTGTTGATCCCCGACGAGTCGCTGTCGATTCGCAAAGGTGCGATCGCATTGCTCGGCAAATGGGGCGACCTGGGGCGCTACCGACGTCATATCTATCGCGGTGTTGCCGATGCGATGGACGCCGAACTGGAGCTCGAACCCGGCACGATGCTGGAAACTCGCTGGGACAAACTGCCAGAGATCGCTCGCCACATTTGGTTGTGGGGCGCCGACGACTCGATGCAGTTCACTTGGCGAGGCGGACGCCAAGCCAAAAAGTATGTCGGCAACTTCGAGGGTTTCATTCCCGAGTTGCTTGATCGCTATCGAACCAGCCGCAACAAAATGCAGTTGCGTCAGTTCGAAAAGTACATGAACACGATGGATTGTCCGGATTGCCATGGCAAACGGCTGAACGATCAGGCGTGCGCGGTCCGTCTCTCGACAGGCTCGGAGGACTTTGCCGGCTCGAAGAGCCAATCGCTTCCCGATTTGTGTGAGCTTTCCATCGATTCGCTGATGGAGTTCTTCAGTGACATCCCGCTTTCAAAGACCAACGCCCAAATCGCCGGCGAGGCTCTCAAAGAAATTCGCGGGCGGATTGGGTTTTTGCTCGGCGTGGGCTTGGAATACCTGACGCTGGGCCGGACCGCGCCGACGTTGTCCGGCGGTGAGTCCCAGCGGATTCGACTTGCCGGCCAGATCGGTTCGGGGTTGTCGGGTGTGCTTTACATCTTGGACGAGCCGTCGATTGGTTTGCACCCGCGTGACAACGACCGTTTGATCACAACGTTGACTCGTTTGCGAGATGCGGGCAACACGTTGATCGTGGTCGAGCACGACGAAGACACGATGCGAGCGGCGGACACGATCGTGGACTTTGGGCCTGGTCCCGGTGTCAAAGGTGGTCACATCGTGGCGGCCGGTTCGATGGAGGACCTGTGTCGATCCCAGGAAAGCGTCACGGGAGCGTTCTTGTCGGGGGCTCGCGCGATCACGCCGAGAGAAAAGCTGCGACCGGTTGATCCCGCAAAACAGCTGACGATTCGCGGGGCGCGTTTTCACAACCTGAAAGACATCGACGTCTCCATTCCGCTGGGCGTGGTGACTTGCGTCACCGGGGTCTCGGGCAGCGGCAAGAGTTCGCTGATTGGCGGGATCGTCGAACCCGCGCTTCGCAATGCGCTCAATGGTGCCGAAGCGGATGTTGGCGACCACGATTCCATCGAAGGCCTGGAGCATCTCGACAAAACGATCGCGATCGATCAGTCACCGATTGGCCGGACGCCTCGCAGCAATCCCGCGACGTATGTGAAGGTCTTCGACGAGATTCGCAATCTGTTTGCGAAATTGCCTGAAGCGAAGGCTCGTGGGTACACGGTCGGTCGATTCAGTTTCAACGTGGACGGAGGTCGTTGTGCCGCTTGCGATGGCAACGGTGCGACCAAATTGGAAATGGACTTCTTGGCGGACATCTGGGTGACGTGCCCGGTTTGCCAAGGGTATCGGTACAACCGAGAAACGTTGTCGGTTCAGTTCAAGGGCAAGTCGATCGCCGACGTTCTGAACATGGACATCTCGGAAGCCTTGGATTTGTTCCAGAACATTCCCAAGATCGCCGAGAAGTTGCAGACGTTGGTCGATGTGGGGTTGGAGTATTTGAAGCTCGGTCAACCTTCACCGACCTTGTCCGGCGGCGAAGCCCAGCGAATCAAACTTTCGCGAGAATTGAGCCGAAGGGACACGGGCCGCACGCTGTACGTGCTGGATGAACCGACGACGGGGTTGCATTTTGCCGACATTGATTTGTTGTTGGGGGTGATCAATCGATTGGCCGATCGCGGCAACACGATCGTGATCGTTGAGCACAACTTGGACGTGATCAAAACAGCGGACTGGGTGATCGACATCGGCGTCGAAGGTGGTGCCGGTGGCGGTCGGGTGGTCGGCGAAGGTCGGCCGACAGAAGTCGCCAAAGTGGATGACAGCTACACCGGTGCGGCGCTGGCCGAGGTGTTGGGAATCAAACGCCGCCAAGCCAAAAAACGCGGCCAAGCGATCCGTGACATCGTTGCTCCGCCGGCCAAGTCTCGGACCCATGTGGTGGTCGAAGGTGCATGTGAACACAACTTGAAATCCGTCGATTTGGCGATTCCACGTGACGCGATGACAGTCTTCTGTGGTCCCAGTGGCAGCGGCAAAAGTTCGCTGGCGATGGACACGATTTACGCCGAGGGCCAGCGGCGGTATGTCGAGTCGTTGTCCAGTTACGCGCGGCAGTTCATTGGGCAGGTGCAAAAGCCCAAAGCGGAACGCATCGAAGGGCTGTCACCCGCGGTGGCGCTGGAGCAAAAGAACCTCGGTCATTCTCCACGCAGTACCGTCGGAACGGTCACCGAGGTCTATGACTACTTGCGGATTTTGTACAGCAAACTCGGCACGATGCACTGCCCGGACTGTTCGGTGCCCGTGGGAACGCAAACGCCCGATCAAATCATCGACAAGGTGATGGGATTGCCAAAGGGCACGCGAGCTTTGTTGCTCGCGCCGATCGAGGTGCAGTCTGGCGAAGCTTCGCTGACGACTTGGCAGAGCTATCGTGCGATGGGGTACTCCCGCGTCCGCATCGATGGCGAGACGGTTGAACTGGATGACGCGAAAGCACTCGACCCGCGGCGGGTCCATCTGGTGCAGATCGTCGTCGACCGAATCAAGATCACTCCAGAGGAACAATCCCGGATCAGTGACAGTGTGGAGCAAGCGTTGTCGTTGGGCGTTGGCGTGATGGACGTGGCGATCGCCGATTCGGATCAACCCGAACGCGATTGGCATGTGCTTCGGCACAGTCAGCACTTGGTTTGTGAATCCTGCGGTCGGTCGTTCTCGCAGTTGACCCCGCACCATTTTTCGTTCAACTCCGGCATCGGTTGGTGCCCTGGTTGCGAAGGTTTGGGAACCCAAACGGGGACCAATCCCGCGGCTTTGATGGGGACGCCTCAAACGACATTGGCCGATGGGGCAGCGTTGCTTTGGCCGTCCGTCGATCATGCGGTCAGTCGCTGGATGTTGCGAGCCCTTTCGCGAACAACGGGCATTCCGATTCATCAACCGATCGATTCGTTGACCGTGTCGCAGCGACGGATTCTGTTTCATGGTTTGGGGCCGCGGTGGGTCGAGGTCCGGCATGGCGACACGACCGATGACAACGCGTCCGCCGAAAAAGAACGCGTCGAAGAGGTTCGTGATCACTTTGGGGAAGGCAATGTCCTGTTCCGGTTCCAGTTCAAAGGGTTTTACCCGGCTCTGGAAGAAGCCTCGCGTTTGACGCCGGGATTGCGGATGCGGTTGGAGGCCTTTGTGGCTGAAATCGACTGCTCGGTCTGCGATGGTTCGCGTCTGCGGGATGATTCCGCGGCGGTTCGATTCCGGGACTTCACGATTGGCGACTTGGTGCACATGCCGCTGGATCGATTGTCACGAGAGATCGATTCGTGGGACCTCGATCGCCGCGAATGGAAGATCGCAGGCGAGCTGATTCGCGAAGTTCAATCTCGCGTCCGGTTCTTGCGAGACGTGGGACTGGACTACCTGACTCTGCACCGTGGTGCACCGACACTTTCGGGTGGCGAGGCTCAACGAATTCGTTTGGCGTCACAGCTTGGCAGTGGTTTGTGTGGCGTTTTGTATGTGCTGGATGAGCCGACCATTGGTTTGCACCCACGAGACAACCGGCGATTGCTGGCGGCGCTGCATCGATTGCGAGACCAAGGCAACACGTTGTTGGTGGTCGAGCACGATTACGATGTGATTTCTGGAAGCGATTACCTGTGCGACTTCGGGCCTCGGGCCGGTCGGCACGGTGGTCGGGTGGTGGCCCAAGGCAAGCCCGATGCGGTCGAACCTGCCAGCCAGTCCGTCACCGCGCCGTACTTGCTCGGCGAAAAGCAAATAGAGTTGCCTGCGGTTCGCCGCCCGGTGATTTCTGAATCGGGCAAGCCGATGGTCGAATACCTGTCGATCAAAGGGGCGCGTGAGAACAACTTGCAGGACGTGGACGTTGACATTCCGTTGGGAGTTTTGACTGCGATCACGGGCCCCAGCGGCAGCGGGAAAAGCTCGCTGATCAATGACATCGTTTACCCTGTTTTGGCGAGACGATTGCACCGGGCCAAGGTCAAACCGGGGCAGCATGATGGCATCGATGGTTTGCGTTACGTCAACAAAGTCATTCAAGTCGACCAGTCTCCGCTGGGGAATTCCCCGAGCAGCAACCCGGCGACCTACACCGGTGTGTTTGATCTGATTCGGGCTGTGTTTGCGGAGATCCCCGCTGCACGCGAGCGGCGTTTCACACCCCGGACATTCAGTTTCAATGTCTCGGGGGGACGCTGCGAATCTTGTGAAGGCAGCGGCCAACGCAAGATTGAAATGCATTTCTTGCCTGACGTTTGGGTGCCCTGCGAAGATTGTGGCGCCCGGCGTTACAACGACGACGTGCTGGAAGTCAAACTGCATGGCCAGTCGATTGCCGATGTTCTGGAAATGCCGTGTGGTGAAGCGGTCGAGTTGTTCTCATCGCATTCCCGGATCGCACGTGTCATTCAGACACTTTGTGATGTTGGATTGGAATACGTCACGCTGGGCCAGTCCGCCCCGACTCTCTCGGGTGGAGAAGCTCAGCGAGTGAAATTGGCGGCGGAGTTGGCTCGTCCTGCAACGGGGCACACGATTTATCTGTTGGACGAACCGACGACCGGTTTGCACTTCGGTGACATTGAGAAGTTGTTGGTCGTGATGCAGCGGTTGGTCGAATTGGGGAATTCGGTGATCGTGATTGAGCACAATTTGGACGTGATCAAGTGTTGCGATTGGTTGATCGACATTGGGCCCGGGGCAGGCGTCCACGGTGGGCAAGTCGTGTTTGCGGGAACGCCGGAAGGCTTGGCGGCGAAGGCGGATCCTGCCAACTGTGAAGCGGACGAATGGGTGTCTTCGACCGCGCCGTTCTTGGCCGATGCGATCTCGGGAACGCGTACCGCTGAGCCGCGAGAAATCTTGGATTGGCAGCCGACGGTCAACGGTCGAGTGGCGGAAACGAACACGGGGAATTTGCCGACGCCGACAATCGTTGCGAAGCCTGCGCCCGTTCTGCGAGTCGATTCTGAGACGCAGATTCCGGTTGCCGAAATGGTTTCGGAATCCGATTCCAACGGCGACGAGCCGGCGGATTCGATGCAACCGTGGCGCGTGTTGGGGCGTCGTTGGCACACGTTGCCGAAGGGGTTCCCCGAGAACACTCCACCTCAGTGGCCGCTGGAATTGGTGGAAGCGTTGCTGGACATGTTGTCGAATGTCGCGGGCGAAGGTGCGGTGGAGTACCCTGCCCCGGACCGTGTCTCCGTTCGGTTAGAATCGGGCGAGGAAGAAACTCCGTTGCCGCATTGGGCAGAGCTTGAAACCAAGGTCAGCGATTGTGTTCGGTTGAAATTGAGGGGGCCTCAGTCCGCGATTGATTTGGAGCAATTGTTGGCATTGGACGTGCTCCAATCTCGTTCCGACACTGGCACGTTGGACCTCAGTGATGCCGAGCGAGTGACCCTGACATTTCATTTGACCGACGTGGATCATGCACGCAGTCGCAAGCTGAAAACGTTCTTGAAAACGCACTTGGATCGGACCCGGTCCTCCACTTGA
- a CDS encoding protein arginine kinase: MKEATDLSVLVQKSGEWLRGTGPESDIVISSRIRLARNLAGFPFIRKCSPEDREKIERQVRSRLENLPEWDEIPYVDIATLSEVDRQFLVERQLISREIADSEGSRAVAIDPSEQYSVMINEEDHLRIQVMHSGLDLLSAWEQIDRIDDAIEGEVLYAFHSKFGYLTACPTNVGTGLRVSVMLHLPGLVITQQIEKVFRSMQRINVTVRGLYGEGSQYTGDFYQVSNQVTLGHTEQELLEMVGQEVVPRIIDYERKAREFLIDKGQQDLHDDVSRALGILSTARKISSEETMHYLSKVRMGVNLGLIDDVQLATINKLFIHTQPAHLQKLHGRVLTTSDRNVQRASYLQRHLCGPADRTDELN, from the coding sequence ATGAAAGAAGCCACCGACCTGTCGGTGTTGGTCCAAAAAAGCGGTGAATGGTTGCGTGGCACGGGCCCCGAATCCGACATTGTGATCAGCAGCCGCATCCGTTTGGCCCGCAATTTGGCGGGATTCCCCTTCATTCGAAAATGCAGTCCCGAGGACCGCGAAAAAATCGAACGCCAGGTTCGTTCCCGGCTGGAAAATCTGCCTGAATGGGACGAGATCCCTTACGTCGACATCGCGACACTGAGTGAAGTGGACCGCCAGTTCTTGGTCGAACGCCAGCTCATCAGCCGAGAAATCGCGGATTCCGAAGGCAGTCGTGCCGTCGCGATCGATCCCAGCGAACAATACTCGGTGATGATCAACGAGGAGGACCACTTGCGCATCCAGGTGATGCACAGCGGTTTGGATTTGCTCAGTGCCTGGGAACAAATTGATCGAATCGACGATGCGATTGAAGGGGAGGTGCTGTACGCATTCCACAGCAAATTCGGCTACCTGACGGCTTGTCCAACCAATGTTGGCACGGGGCTGCGGGTCAGTGTGATGCTGCACTTGCCCGGTTTGGTGATCACTCAGCAGATCGAAAAGGTGTTCCGCAGCATGCAGCGGATCAACGTCACGGTCCGTGGTCTGTACGGCGAAGGGTCGCAGTACACCGGCGATTTTTACCAGGTCAGCAACCAGGTGACGCTCGGGCACACCGAACAAGAATTGTTGGAAATGGTTGGCCAAGAGGTGGTTCCACGGATCATCGATTACGAACGCAAGGCTCGCGAATTCCTGATCGACAAGGGCCAGCAAGACCTGCATGACGACGTCAGCCGGGCGCTGGGGATTCTCAGCACGGCCCGCAAAATCAGCAGCGAAGAAACCATGCACTACTTGTCCAAGGTTCGGATGGGCGTGAACCTGGGGCTGATCGACGACGTGCAATTGGCAACGATCAACAAGCTGTTCATCCACACCCAGCCGGCTCACTTGCAAAAGCTGCACGGGCGAGTGTTGACGACCAGCGACCGGAACGTCCAGCGAGCCAGCTACTTGCAACGCCATTTGTGCGGGCCCGCTGACCGCACCGACGAACTGAACTGA
- a CDS encoding UvrB/UvrC motif-containing protein — MKCQYCDKPATFHITELTEPDGPQVLHLCEQHARNVLQKGEPTPVSSVAGALAKQLQLGQTKEELRKLDQKECPVCGITFFEFRNSGRLGCPLDYDFFEADLKPLLLNIHDSLEHTGKRPTRAAATADSQADLIRLRKEMEAAVDREEYERASELRDQINAIQGEPKRRGNAI; from the coding sequence ATGAAATGCCAGTACTGCGATAAACCGGCGACTTTTCACATCACCGAATTGACCGAACCCGATGGGCCGCAAGTGCTGCATTTGTGCGAGCAGCACGCTCGGAACGTGTTGCAAAAGGGCGAACCAACGCCGGTTTCCAGCGTCGCAGGGGCGTTGGCCAAGCAGTTGCAATTGGGCCAGACCAAGGAAGAATTGCGGAAGTTGGATCAAAAAGAGTGCCCCGTTTGTGGGATCACCTTCTTTGAATTCCGTAATTCAGGACGGTTGGGTTGCCCCCTGGACTATGACTTCTTCGAAGCCGACCTCAAACCTTTGTTGCTGAATATTCACGACTCATTGGAACACACCGGAAAACGGCCCACCCGAGCGGCTGCCACAGCCGATTCACAAGCGGACTTGATCCGGTTGCGAAAAGAAATGGAAGCCGCGGTGGACCGGGAAGAATACGAACGAGCGTCCGAATTGCGAGATCAAATCAACGCGATCCAAGGCGAGCCCAAACGTCGAGGAAACGCGATATGA
- the trpE gene encoding anthranilate synthase component I has translation MTGNLMHQPPLSSFESLARRFDFVPVYRRLLSDTLTPVTAFMHLDDGGPAFLIESVIGGEKVGRFSFLGSRPLARFTAKGNTVRQTNMSTGEVVESQCDDPLDAFRQRFQDRTATLDGLPPFIGGAIGYAGYDVVRYVENLPDTTEDDRELPDLNFAFYHTLCVFDHVDKTITVVSLADCRGIDEESDSATIAAARQSAAAEVDQTIKRLMTSPPDLRVDEIIEEDQRQPLPVESNFTRESFCDAVRHCVEYIRAGDIFQVVPSQRLTVKSDVDPFAVYRSLRVVNPSPFMFFVRNPECVLVGCSPEIMCRVKDREVTVRPLAGTRPRGATEKEDKALEQELLADPKERAEHVMLVDLGRNDIGRIAEFGTVDLTEIMVIERYSHVMHISSEVRGKLREGLDAFDALKSCLPAGTVSGAPKVRAMQVIDEIEPHRRGPYGGAVGYIDYRGNMDTCLALRTIVHQNGAYHVQAGCGVVADSNPDSEYEETLNKARALIAAIEWTIAREARNA, from the coding sequence ATGACTGGAAACCTCATGCACCAACCGCCGCTTTCGTCGTTCGAATCGCTGGCCCGTCGGTTCGACTTTGTCCCCGTCTACCGACGCCTGCTGTCTGATACGTTGACCCCCGTCACGGCGTTCATGCACCTGGACGATGGCGGCCCTGCTTTTCTGATCGAAAGCGTGATCGGAGGCGAAAAGGTGGGGCGTTTCAGCTTTTTGGGCTCCCGACCCCTGGCCCGATTCACCGCCAAAGGCAACACGGTTCGGCAGACAAACATGTCCACCGGCGAAGTCGTTGAATCCCAGTGCGACGATCCCCTGGACGCGTTTCGCCAACGCTTCCAAGACCGCACCGCGACCCTGGATGGACTGCCGCCGTTCATCGGAGGAGCCATCGGCTACGCGGGCTATGACGTTGTCCGCTATGTCGAGAATTTGCCGGACACCACCGAAGATGACCGCGAACTTCCCGATCTGAACTTCGCTTTTTATCACACCCTGTGCGTGTTCGATCACGTCGACAAGACCATCACGGTGGTCTCCCTGGCCGATTGCCGCGGCATCGACGAAGAATCGGACTCCGCGACCATCGCCGCCGCCCGGCAATCCGCCGCCGCAGAAGTCGACCAAACGATCAAGCGTCTGATGACCAGCCCACCGGATCTTCGCGTGGACGAAATCATCGAAGAAGACCAACGCCAACCACTTCCGGTCGAGTCCAACTTCACCCGGGAATCCTTCTGTGACGCGGTCCGCCACTGCGTTGAATACATCCGCGCCGGCGATATCTTCCAGGTCGTTCCCAGCCAACGTCTGACCGTCAAAAGCGATGTCGATCCCTTCGCCGTCTACCGTTCGCTGCGTGTCGTCAATCCGTCGCCGTTCATGTTCTTTGTCCGCAATCCCGAATGTGTCTTGGTCGGTTGCTCGCCCGAGATCATGTGCCGAGTCAAAGACCGCGAGGTCACGGTGCGTCCGCTCGCGGGCACCCGCCCTCGCGGCGCGACCGAAAAAGAGGACAAAGCCCTCGAACAAGAATTGCTGGCCGACCCCAAGGAGCGTGCTGAACACGTGATGCTGGTCGACCTGGGTCGCAACGACATCGGCCGGATCGCCGAGTTCGGCACCGTGGACCTGACCGAGATCATGGTCATCGAGCGTTACAGCCACGTGATGCATATCAGCAGCGAAGTGCGAGGCAAATTGCGGGAAGGCCTGGACGCGTTTGACGCTTTGAAATCATGCTTGCCCGCGGGAACCGTTTCGGGTGCCCCCAAAGTCCGGGCGATGCAGGTCATCGACGAGATCGAACCGCATCGTCGCGGCCCGTATGGGGGCGCGGTCGGCTACATCGACTACCGAGGCAACATGGACACCTGCTTGGCGCTCCGCACGATCGTGCACCAAAACGGGGCGTATCACGTGCAAGCCGGTTGCGGAGTCGTCGCCGACAGCAACCCCGACTCAGAATACGAAGAAACCCTCAACAAGGCCCGCGCCCTGATCGCCGCCATCGAGTGGACCATCGCCCGAGAAGCCCGCAACGCCTGA
- a CDS encoding DUF2314 domain-containing protein — protein MIHKLLVGFVSSTLIAFCGCSESPTPNSSVSPVVNVEDDDSEMNAAIAKAQETLSFFENNWKTMGSDAYNLKFAMPTSDGELEHIWFTPIKIEGDEITGECANDPENIPNLKLGDVRTVTRSDITDWMMIVGQKCYGGYTIRVLSEREPDVAPPLEFVDPPTN, from the coding sequence TTGATCCACAAATTGCTAGTCGGGTTCGTCTCATCAACGCTCATCGCCTTCTGCGGATGCAGCGAGTCACCGACACCGAACTCTTCGGTCTCCCCGGTCGTCAACGTTGAAGACGACGACTCAGAAATGAATGCGGCGATCGCCAAGGCACAGGAAACGCTTTCGTTCTTTGAGAACAACTGGAAGACGATGGGTAGCGATGCCTACAATCTCAAATTCGCAATGCCAACGTCAGATGGCGAATTGGAACACATCTGGTTCACTCCCATCAAAATCGAAGGCGATGAGATTACCGGCGAGTGTGCAAATGACCCAGAGAACATTCCAAACCTGAAGCTTGGCGATGTCCGCACGGTTACTCGTAGCGATATCACCGATTGGATGATGATCGTCGGCCAAAAGTGCTACGGAGGCTACACGATCCGAGTCCTTTCAGAGCGAGAACCTGACGTCGCTCCACCACTCGAGTTCGTTGACCCGCCAACGAACTAG